A genomic window from Ilyobacter polytropus DSM 2926 includes:
- a CDS encoding CidA/LrgA family protein, whose product MIVQFLFIFGITYLGELISTLFSLQIPGTILGMLIMFFLLSTGIIKVKQIEKAANILLLNMAIFFLPPGIKLVDSLDILKGNWLKLILIAVTTTLITMVVTGKVVDFFIRRKK is encoded by the coding sequence ATGATTGTACAATTTTTATTTATATTTGGAATTACCTATCTTGGAGAGCTTATAAGCACATTATTTAGTTTACAGATTCCGGGAACAATATTAGGAATGTTAATTATGTTTTTTCTTTTAAGTACAGGAATAATAAAAGTAAAACAGATAGAAAAAGCCGCTAATATTTTACTTTTAAATATGGCAATATTTTTTCTTCCTCCTGGAATAAAGCTCGTTGATTCTCTTGATATTTTAAAAGGTAATTGGTTAAAATTAATATTAATAGCAGTAACAACAACACTGATAACAATGGTTGTAACAGGTAAAGTTGTAGATTTTTTTATAAGGAGGAAAAAATGA